Proteins encoded together in one Chelonoidis abingdonii isolate Lonesome George chromosome 1, CheloAbing_2.0, whole genome shotgun sequence window:
- the LYZ gene encoding lysozyme C: MKALLILGLLLLPLAAHGKIYERCELARAMKRLGLDGYWGYSLGHWVCTARYESNFNTSATNYNPGDQSTDYGILQINSHWWCNDGKTPGAKNACVIQCLGLLTEDITPSVNCAKRVVRDPNGMGAWVAWKKYCKGTDVSQWIRGCQL, translated from the exons ATGAAGGCTTTGCTAATCCTGGGgcttctcctcctgcccctggctGCTCATGGGAAGATCTACGAAAGGTGTGAGCTGGCAAGAGCAATGAAACGGCTTGGGCTGGATGGATACTGGGGCTACAGCTTGGGACATT GGGTGTGCACAGCAAGATACGAGAGCAACTTTAACACAAGTGCCACGAACTACAACCCTGGTGACCAAAGCACTGACTATGGGATTTTACAAATTAACAGCCACTGGTGGTGCAATGATGGCAAGACTCCAGGAGCCAAGAATGCATGTGTAATCCAGTGTCTTG GGTTACTGACAGAAGACATTACACCGAGTGTAAATTGTGCAAAGAGAGTTGTTCGCGATCCCAATGGCATGGGTGCATG GGTGGCATGGAAAAAGTACTGCAAAGGAACAGATGTCTCCCAGTGGATCAGAGGTTGCCAGCTGTAA